One window from the genome of Paenibacillus azoreducens encodes:
- a CDS encoding YdcF family protein: MKYPFDCLTDLVFVEEEPILPADIILVPGGSHTDPMTMASELYLAGMAPYILPSGGYNMKLGTTEWEFFRDIGLSLGVPEERILKEDQARNTFDNARNSWQVIQKNNIEVKRAIIVCKSYFSRRALMTYQTVFPQDVTIQVMQDDLRVSRQNWFENDDDIRLVLTEARKISTYFAQHIPDWVKQNEKASE, translated from the coding sequence TTGAAATATCCTTTTGATTGTCTCACAGATCTTGTTTTCGTGGAAGAAGAGCCCATTCTTCCGGCGGATATTATACTCGTTCCCGGGGGAAGTCACACGGATCCCATGACCATGGCTTCAGAATTATACCTCGCCGGTATGGCGCCTTATATTTTGCCGTCTGGCGGATACAATATGAAACTTGGAACAACCGAATGGGAATTTTTTAGAGACATCGGGCTTTCATTGGGCGTTCCCGAAGAGCGCATTCTCAAAGAAGATCAAGCCAGAAACACATTCGATAACGCCAGAAACTCCTGGCAGGTGATTCAGAAGAATAACATCGAAGTGAAGCGTGCCATTATTGTGTGCAAATCCTATTTTTCCAGAAGGGCGCTCATGACCTATCAAACGGTGTTTCCGCAGGACGTAACCATCCAAGTCATGCAAGACGATCTTCGGGTCAGCCGGCAAAATTGGTTTGAAAATGATGATGACATTCGATTGGTTCTGACGGAAGCCAGAAAAATATCGACCTATTTTGCTCAGCATATCCCGGATTGGGTGAAACAAAATGAAAAGGCTTCTGAATGA
- a CDS encoding MFS transporter, giving the protein MKKTIKEQKAVFMILLSNVFIVFLGVGLIIPVMPSFMDMMHLSGKTMGSLVAVFALSQLLISPLAGRWVDRYGRKKIIIIGLFLFGLSELVFGIGTNVWVLYLARILGGISAAFVMPSATAYVADITSLEERPKAMGYVSAAISTGFIIGPGVGGFIAEYGIRVPFFFAAVIAFVACLSSIFILKEPLSKEELAEIAANAKQTSFIGDLKKSLHPLYFIAFIIVFVLAFGLSAYETVFSLFSDHKFGFTPKDIAAIITISSIFGVVVQIFMFGKMVNKLGEKKVIQACLIVGAILAVASTMISGFLAVLLVTSFIFLAFDLLRPALTTFLSKAAGKEQGFVAGMNSTYTSLGNIAGPAIGGILFDVNIHYPYLFAAVIMGIGLIITVMWKEKQFGENL; this is encoded by the coding sequence ATGAAAAAAACAATTAAAGAGCAAAAAGCGGTATTCATGATTCTGCTAAGCAATGTATTCATTGTATTTCTGGGGGTTGGCCTCATTATCCCCGTAATGCCGTCTTTTATGGATATGATGCATTTATCGGGAAAAACGATGGGTTCACTGGTCGCCGTCTTTGCTTTGTCCCAGCTGCTGATCTCGCCGCTTGCGGGACGCTGGGTTGACCGTTACGGCAGGAAGAAAATCATCATCATCGGCCTATTCCTTTTTGGCTTGTCCGAACTGGTTTTCGGGATCGGCACCAATGTATGGGTGCTTTATCTGGCGAGGATTCTAGGAGGCATTAGCGCTGCCTTTGTCATGCCCAGCGCTACTGCATACGTGGCGGACATTACATCTCTTGAGGAGCGCCCGAAAGCGATGGGATACGTTTCTGCCGCGATCAGTACCGGCTTTATTATCGGCCCCGGCGTCGGCGGCTTTATCGCGGAGTACGGGATACGCGTGCCTTTCTTCTTTGCGGCCGTCATTGCCTTCGTCGCATGCTTGTCCTCCATCTTCATTTTGAAAGAACCGCTGAGCAAAGAAGAGCTCGCTGAAATTGCAGCGAATGCAAAGCAAACAAGCTTTATCGGCGACTTGAAAAAATCGCTTCATCCGCTCTATTTTATTGCGTTTATTATCGTATTTGTGCTCGCATTCGGTTTATCCGCCTATGAAACGGTATTCAGCCTGTTTTCCGATCATAAATTCGGCTTCACGCCAAAGGATATCGCAGCCATTATTACGATCAGCTCCATCTTCGGCGTCGTGGTGCAAATCTTTATGTTTGGAAAAATGGTCAATAAGCTCGGTGAAAAGAAAGTGATTCAAGCTTGTTTGATTGTCGGCGCGATCCTGGCGGTGGCATCAACCATGATCTCTGGCTTTTTGGCGGTTTTGCTTGTCACGTCCTTTATATTCCTGGCATTCGACCTGCTTCGTCCGGCTTTAACGACGTTTTTATCCAAAGCAGCCGGCAAAGAACAAGGATTCGTTGCGGGAATGAACTCCACCTATACGAGCCTAGGCAACATCGCCGGCCCGGCGATCGGCGGAATTTTGTTTGATGTTAATATCCATTATCCTTATCTATTCGCTGCCGTCATTATGGGCATCGGCCTGATCATCACCGTCATGTGGAAAGAAAAGCAATTTGGAGAAAATCTTTAG
- a CDS encoding IS3 family transposase yields MSKKVTGIPKEAKLSQYRHENVYLTIQALQEEALFSVQLLCDIADISRSSYYKWLNRKPSSHEQENAELTHVMMSIYEKVERTFGYRQLTLHMRRQTGKTINQKRVYRLMKIQGIQSVIRRKKKRYARSTPQQVAENVLNRKFTADAPNEKWVTDVTEFKYGNGQKAYLSAILDLYDKSIVSYVFGHSNNKPLVFQTLKRALQEVPGSKPMLHSDRGFQYTSLDFKKLLDDDEMTQSMSRVGRCIDNGPMESFWGTLKCEKYYLHTYHTFEELEKDLQAYIHFYNYERLQAKLNGLSPMEFRTKAA; encoded by the coding sequence ATTTCTAAAAAAGTTACGGGAATTCCAAAGGAGGCGAAGCTAAGCCAATACCGTCATGAGAACGTCTATCTTACTATTCAAGCGCTTCAGGAAGAAGCGTTGTTCAGCGTTCAGCTGCTGTGTGACATTGCAGACATTTCACGTTCAAGCTATTACAAGTGGCTAAATCGCAAGCCCAGTTCCCATGAGCAGGAGAATGCAGAGTTAACGCATGTCATGATGTCCATTTATGAGAAAGTCGAGCGTACCTTTGGATACCGTCAATTAACGTTGCACATGCGCCGCCAAACGGGAAAAACGATTAACCAAAAGCGCGTGTACCGGCTGATGAAGATACAAGGAATTCAATCTGTCATCCGGAGGAAGAAAAAGAGATATGCGAGATCCACCCCACAGCAGGTGGCAGAGAACGTGCTGAACCGCAAATTCACTGCAGATGCGCCAAATGAAAAGTGGGTTACGGATGTGACGGAATTCAAGTACGGCAATGGCCAAAAAGCGTATCTAAGCGCTATTCTCGACCTTTATGATAAATCCATCGTTTCCTATGTATTCGGGCATTCCAATAACAAACCTCTTGTATTTCAGACGTTGAAACGGGCCTTGCAAGAAGTACCAGGAAGCAAGCCCATGCTTCATAGCGACCGGGGTTTCCAATATACCTCTCTGGATTTCAAGAAGCTCTTGGACGATGACGAAATGACTCAGAGTATGTCACGTGTTGGACGATGCATCGATAACGGTCCAATGGAATCTTTCTGGGGAACCCTAAAATGCGAGAAGTATTATTTACACACCTACCATACCTTTGAGGAGCTCGAAAAAGACCTCCAGGCCTATATCCACTTTTACAATTACGAACGATTACAAGCAAAACTAAACGGCCTCAGTCCGATGGAATTCAGGACAAAGGCCGCTTAA
- a CDS encoding alpha/beta fold hydrolase, with the protein MGNLIHIRGTRIYIEELGQSNEEALLYLHGGPGASCIDFTYHQAQVLSSCIRVIAIDQRGVLRSDPIQEGDPFGIQDIIEDCEEIRKTLGIERWSVLGHSFGGYMALLYAHQYPNSVKKVIYEAPMFDSTLSMTSLFRFALPLFEQENQADYFQECQKYIHGTYSSSELWNAWLQIGNQLGDKRDYVYFHGIDPLEYNKIFDNPEVTEELLNRSYIHGRRLQEEGAFFESLLPLLPSIQQPSLLLSGKYDPVCCEEQTRAFKDLTPNRRIILFEGSGHFPRIEEREKYTSELLKFISE; encoded by the coding sequence ATGGGGAACCTGATACATATTCGCGGAACCCGAATTTACATTGAGGAATTAGGTCAATCAAACGAAGAAGCGTTATTATATTTGCATGGAGGCCCCGGCGCAAGCTGTATTGATTTTACATACCATCAAGCACAAGTTCTTTCTTCATGCATTCGAGTAATCGCGATAGATCAGCGGGGAGTACTGAGATCCGACCCGATCCAAGAGGGTGATCCATTCGGCATTCAAGACATCATTGAAGATTGCGAAGAGATCAGAAAAACTCTGGGAATCGAGCGCTGGTCTGTTTTAGGCCACTCTTTTGGCGGATATATGGCGCTGTTGTACGCACATCAATATCCGAATTCGGTAAAAAAGGTAATTTATGAAGCTCCTATGTTTGACTCAACGCTTTCGATGACATCATTATTTCGATTCGCATTACCTCTGTTTGAACAAGAAAACCAGGCGGACTATTTCCAAGAATGCCAAAAATACATTCATGGTACATATTCATCTAGTGAACTATGGAATGCGTGGCTGCAAATAGGGAACCAATTGGGAGACAAACGGGATTATGTTTATTTTCATGGGATTGATCCACTTGAATACAATAAAATATTTGATAATCCGGAAGTCACCGAAGAGCTATTGAACAGAAGTTATATTCACGGCCGTCGATTGCAGGAAGAAGGGGCGTTTTTTGAAAGTTTACTGCCGCTTCTTCCAAGCATTCAGCAGCCTTCGCTGCTTTTGTCCGGAAAATATGATCCCGTATGCTGTGAAGAACAGACGCGTGCTTTTAAAGACTTAACTCCTAACCGGAGGATCATTCTTTTTGAAGGCAGCGGACATTTTCCAAGGATAGAAGAGCGCGAAAAATATACGAGTGAGCTGCTGAAATTTATATCGGAGTGA
- a CDS encoding RNA polymerase sigma factor: protein MLRVEYYSFIVLKLQCVYDAEDSFQDWISALYQARSQRMPNNPAAYAVKMLKNIISQYVKKKDKQEKLDSALKEIAVTLGTEGGTYIGYDIMNITVSLSVDIFHDELQELLYKLSIVERQYLILNVIWGYTSREIADAFNDTAATVTKRIQRAKKKMKGNIQNLIV, encoded by the coding sequence ATGTTAAGAGTAGAATATTACTCTTTTATTGTGTTGAAGCTACAATGTGTTTATGATGCTGAAGATTCTTTTCAAGATTGGATTAGTGCACTGTATCAAGCAAGATCTCAGAGAATGCCAAACAATCCAGCAGCTTATGCAGTGAAAATGCTGAAGAATATCATCAGTCAATATGTAAAAAAGAAAGACAAACAAGAGAAGCTAGATTCCGCATTGAAGGAGATTGCAGTAACGCTAGGCACTGAGGGTGGTACTTATATAGGGTATGACATTATGAATATCACTGTCAGTCTATCCGTTGATATATTCCACGATGAATTGCAGGAATTGCTATATAAGTTATCTATAGTAGAGCGACAGTATTTAATCTTAAATGTGATTTGGGGTTATACGAGCAGGGAGATTGCTGATGCTTTTAATGATACTGCTGCTACTGTTACAAAAAGAATTCAACGAGCTAAGAAGAAAATGAAAGGCAACATACAGAATCTGATTGTCTAA
- a CDS encoding zf-TFIIB domain-containing protein → MNCPVCEGSRMKEVEKNGILIDICPTCKGVWLDRGELDKLMQDVREVRQDYNEWYYGDPPSQHQAPRENQPSGQHYPPQQQYPQHGHSPHKKKKKSVMDMFGDLFD, encoded by the coding sequence ATGAATTGCCCGGTTTGCGAAGGCTCTCGCATGAAAGAAGTAGAGAAAAACGGCATTCTTATCGACATTTGCCCCACCTGCAAAGGGGTATGGCTGGATCGGGGTGAGCTGGACAAGCTGATGCAGGATGTCAGGGAAGTCCGCCAGGATTACAACGAATGGTATTACGGGGATCCCCCCAGCCAGCATCAAGCACCGAGAGAAAACCAACCTTCAGGGCAGCATTATCCACCTCAGCAGCAGTACCCACAGCATGGCCACTCGCCCCACAAGAAAAAGAAAAAAAGTGTCATGGACATGTTCGGAGACTTGTTCGACTAA
- a CDS encoding thiol-disulfide oxidoreductase DCC family protein, with the protein MVKSCRNDALRITDFHSTWTQEHVELDESVDSMYYIKHGRTYLYSDAVIRAIADTRRAFRPILLLLVIPPFIRNPVYRFVAKHRKKIRITKTCPLPTQNFKQMYLP; encoded by the coding sequence ATGGTTAAGAGTTGCCGGAACGATGCCTTGCGCATCACAGACTTCCATAGCACATGGACACAGGAACATGTGGAGTTGGATGAAAGTGTGGACAGCATGTACTATATTAAGCATGGACGCACTTATTTATACTCTGACGCAGTAATCCGCGCCATTGCAGATACGAGGCGAGCATTTCGCCCAATTTTGCTACTGCTGGTTATCCCACCCTTCATCCGAAATCCTGTCTATCGTTTCGTGGCTAAGCATCGAAAAAAAATTCGGATAACGAAAACCTGTCCTTTACCTACACAGAATTTCAAACAGATGTACTTGCCATAA
- a CDS encoding GNAT family N-acetyltransferase, with amino-acid sequence MIKLEYFERKDFKELIEWSGDEAFLLQWAGTHFTFPLDEQQLEKYIEGANDIHRSEIMIYKAVDDTGKAVGHITIGRIERDNRSGRVGRVLLSPSARGKGIGTEMMKCVLRVGFEELRLHRISLGVFDFNHSAVQCYRKAGFKQEGLLRDARKYRDQYWNLIEMSILEDEWKNMR; translated from the coding sequence GTGATCAAACTTGAATATTTTGAAAGAAAAGACTTTAAAGAATTAATAGAGTGGAGCGGGGACGAGGCGTTTTTGCTTCAATGGGCAGGGACGCATTTTACATTTCCATTAGATGAGCAGCAGTTGGAGAAATATATCGAAGGCGCAAACGATATTCATCGTTCAGAGATCATGATATATAAAGCGGTAGACGATACCGGAAAGGCAGTCGGGCATATCACCATCGGCAGAATTGAGCGCGACAACAGATCGGGGAGGGTTGGAAGGGTACTTCTCAGCCCATCGGCGCGGGGGAAAGGGATTGGAACAGAGATGATGAAATGCGTCTTAAGGGTCGGATTTGAAGAACTTCGATTGCATCGAATCAGCTTGGGAGTTTTTGATTTTAACCACTCTGCCGTGCAATGTTACCGCAAAGCCGGATTTAAGCAGGAAGGATTGTTGAGAGATGCAAGAAAATATAGGGATCAATACTGGAATCTGATCGAAATGAGCATTCTAGAGGATGAATGGAAAAACATGCGCTGA
- a CDS encoding DUF1648 domain-containing protein, which yields MTIMPVIVMIFVFVPTIVLMVSMPYLTRETISFGVTVSAVQFHSEPLRQMRKSYARISATLHTILFIVCIICLIYGDEHSKQQSWIIVTYSLAMVVISLVINISYHFKMKSLLSMLPIAPEPSIMAVDTGFRKRNIGLSSNWFLIHVLISVVSIVTVLRNYDLIPDQIPIHYNSSWNVDRYAAKSYSSVFMPTIIQVFITLLFIFENWSIRRVKQQVRPNDPNRSIRQDVTFRRTWSYFMITASFLIVILFSVVQLNMISLLDINFAIPIILIIIASVILYAFALSFWAGQGGSRMERSADFSNVRPVHDDDKWLLGMIYFNRKDSNLIVEKRSGVGWGLNFGHPVIWLIGLGIIVLLVVVW from the coding sequence ATGACGATAATGCCTGTTATAGTAATGATCTTTGTATTTGTACCTACCATTGTACTCATGGTAAGCATGCCTTATTTAACAAGAGAGACGATTAGTTTTGGGGTCACCGTCAGCGCTGTACAATTCCACAGTGAGCCTCTGCGCCAGATGCGGAAGTCATATGCTAGGATTAGTGCTACCTTGCATACCATCCTATTCATTGTTTGTATCATCTGCCTAATATACGGTGATGAACATTCCAAGCAACAAAGTTGGATCATTGTCACTTATTCACTCGCCATGGTCGTAATCTCCCTAGTCATAAACATTAGCTATCATTTCAAAATGAAAAGTTTACTTTCTATGCTGCCTATTGCTCCGGAACCATCGATCATGGCAGTGGACACTGGTTTTCGGAAAAGAAACATTGGCTTGTCTAGTAATTGGTTCCTCATTCATGTTTTAATTAGTGTTGTTAGTATTGTAACTGTGCTACGCAACTACGATCTGATTCCTGATCAGATTCCGATCCATTACAACAGCAGTTGGAACGTAGACCGCTATGCAGCTAAATCTTATAGTTCTGTGTTTATGCCTACGATAATACAAGTGTTCATAACACTTTTGTTCATATTTGAGAATTGGAGTATTCGCAGAGTGAAGCAGCAGGTTCGACCCAATGATCCGAACCGTTCCATCAGACAAGACGTAACTTTCCGCCGTACTTGGTCATATTTTATGATTACAGCAAGCTTCTTAATAGTTATCCTGTTTTCCGTCGTGCAACTAAACATGATATCTCTGCTTGATATCAATTTCGCTATCCCCATTATCCTAATTATAATAGCCTCTGTCATCCTATACGCCTTCGCCTTATCGTTCTGGGCTGGTCAGGGCGGAAGCCGCATGGAGCGATCTGCCGATTTCTCCAATGTCAGACCTGTCCATGATGATGATAAATGGCTATTAGGTATGATTTATTTCAATCGCAAGGATTCAAACCTAATCGTCGAGAAAAGGTCCGGAGTCGGCTGGGGATTAAATTTCGGTCACCCAGTAATCTGGCTGATTGGGCTCGGAATTATTGTACTATTAGTTGTGGTGTGGTAA
- a CDS encoding helix-turn-helix domain-containing protein, with protein sequence MPNKKYDASEKLVIIGEIESGEIGVKAAAEKYGITKTTLAKWRRRYKVYGYEGLEKRTHNRNYSAELKLQAVKDYIEGGLSQYQIIDKYKIASRTQLSNWIKEYNRHSSLKAYSGGAKAMTKGRSTTWQERIDIVQYCLAHQYDYRKTADHFQVSYQQVYQWVKKFENGGQDALKDGRGRKKAPEELTEADRQKLEMKKMEYEIERLRAENAFLKKLREFQRRRS encoded by the coding sequence ATGCCTAATAAAAAATATGATGCGTCAGAGAAACTCGTTATTATTGGTGAAATCGAAAGCGGGGAAATTGGCGTTAAAGCTGCAGCCGAGAAATACGGTATCACCAAAACGACTTTGGCGAAATGGCGGCGTCGTTACAAGGTGTATGGTTATGAAGGGTTAGAGAAACGCACTCATAATCGAAATTATAGCGCTGAGCTTAAGCTCCAAGCGGTGAAGGATTACATAGAGGGAGGATTGTCTCAATATCAGATCATCGATAAATACAAGATTGCAAGCAGAACGCAGCTTTCCAACTGGATTAAGGAGTATAATCGTCATAGCAGCTTAAAAGCTTACTCAGGAGGAGCGAAAGCAATGACGAAGGGGCGTTCGACGACTTGGCAGGAACGGATCGATATTGTGCAATACTGTCTTGCTCATCAGTATGACTACCGTAAGACAGCGGACCATTTTCAGGTCTCCTACCAGCAAGTCTACCAATGGGTGAAGAAGTTTGAGAATGGCGGTCAGGATGCGTTAAAGGATGGCCGGGGGAGAAAGAAAGCGCCGGAGGAACTAACAGAGGCCGATCGCCAAAAACTCGAGATGAAAAAGATGGAGTATGAAATCGAGCGGCTTCGGGCGGAGAATGCATTTCTAAAAAAGTTACGGGAATTCCAAAGGAGGCGAAGCTAA